One genomic window of Gossypium hirsutum isolate 1008001.06 chromosome D11, Gossypium_hirsutum_v2.1, whole genome shotgun sequence includes the following:
- the LOC107912883 gene encoding U-box domain-containing protein 21, protein MILSWRNRRAHNNKMKNNNRLCEDLDAEINVPMHFRCPISLDLMKDPVTLCTGITYDRENIERWIEAGNETCPFTKQVLETFDLIPNHILRRMIQDWCVQNRSLGVERIPTPRIPVSQCEVSEVCSRIVAATRRGDGKKCGELVRKIKNWGKESERNKRCIMENGTACILSASFESFARDSFEKHINLLVEILSVLSWMSPLGKEGRSKLETESSLRCIIWLLRNGDLSGRQSAVLVLKEILHSDERQIITNTLRAIEGVVEALFFLIKEPISPTATKASLMAICCMIPSTTKNDMITSRFLEMGLVGVIVEAIVEADKSVCEKALGVLDEICNTEKGKEEACNNALIMAVLVRKVLRVSEWATELSVSILWKLCDEESVRIEAIQVGTFKKLLVILQVGCGESTKEKVKELLKLLNVYNNRVDCSVDSSMGFKYLKKPF, encoded by the coding sequence ATGATTTTATCTTGGAGAAATCGCAGAGCCCATAACAACAAAATGAAGAACAACAATCGCTTGTGTGAAGATTTGGATGCGGAAATCAACGTTCCGATGCATTTCCGATGTCCTATTTCTCTTGATTTGATGAAAGATCCCGTCACATTATGCACTGGGATCACATATGATCGGGAGAACATCGAGAGATGGATTGAAGCCGGCAATGAAACTTGCCCATTCACCAAACAGGTCTTGGAAACTTTTGATTTGATCCCGAATCACATACTGCGAAGGATGATCCAAGACTGGTGCGTTCAGAACCGTTCTCTCGGCGTCGAACGGATCCCTACCCCACGAATCCCTGTGTCCCAATGTGAAGTCTCGGAGGTTTGTTCGAGGATCGTCGCTGCTACTCGACGTGGAGATGGAAAAAAGTGTGGGGAGTTGGTTAGGAAGATCAAGAATTGGGGCAAAGAAAGCGAACGTAACAAGCGTTGCATTATGGAGAACGGAACAGCTTGTATTTTATCCGCTTCTTTCGAGTCTTTCGCCCGTGATTCATTCGAGAAACACATAAATTTGTTGGTGGAAATTCTATCGGTACTGTCTTGGATGTCTCCTTTAGGCAAAGAAGGCCGATCCAAGCTGGAAACCGAGTCTTCTTTACGTTGCATCATTTGGCTTTTGAGGAATGGAGATCTTTCCGGTAGACAGTCCGCAGTTTTGGTACTCAAGGAGATTCTTCATTCGGATGAAAGACAAATAATTACGAACACCTTGCGGGCGATTGAAGGAGTTGTCGAAGCACTGTTTTTCTTGATCAAGGAACCAATTTCCCCTACTGCTACAAAAGCTTCGTTAATGGCTATTTGCTGCATGATTCCTTCAACCACGAAGAACGACATGATTACCTCTAGATTTTTAGAAATGGGTTTGGTTGGTGTGATCGTAGAAGCCATTGTTGAGGCCGATAAAAGTGTTTGTGAAAAAGCTTTGGGTGTATTGGATGAAATTTGCAATACTgaaaaagggaaagaagaagCCTGCAACAATGCTTTGATTATGGCGGTGTTAGTGAGGAAAGTTCTGAGAGTTTCGGAATGGGCGACGGAGCTTTCGGTGTCGATTCTGTGGAAGCTTTGCGATGAAGAAAGTGTTAGAATAGAAGCGATTCAAGTGGGGACATTTAAGAAGTTGCTAGTGATTTTACAGGTTGGGTGTGGCGAGAGTACGAAGGAGAAGGTTAAGGAATTGTTAAAATTGCTCAATGTTTACAACAATAGAGTAGATTGTTCCGTGGATTCATCTATGGGCTTCAAGTATCTTAAGAAACCATTTTGA
- the LOC107912882 gene encoding receptor protein kinase TMK1: MNYKPRLGFCFKLFAFIIGFSSIFISVKSQTTASDDAAAMLALKKTLGPPESLGWTDPDPCKWKHVFCSEDKRVTRIQIGHQNLQGTLPSDIQNLTELERLEVQWNNISGPVPSLNGLSSLQVLMLSNNHFTSFPTDFFSGLSSLQSVEMDNNPFSAWEIPQSLQNASALQNFSANSANITGKIPDIFGSDAFPGLTILHLAFNSLEGELPSSFSGSSIQSLWVNGQLSNSKLNGTVAVLQNMTFLKEVWLHSNSFSGPLRDFSGLKDLQSLSLRDNSFTGPVPVSLMKLESLKTVNLTNNLLQGPVPEFKDSVAVDMVKDSNRFCLPSPGDCDPRVTSLLNVVKTMDYPQRLADNWKGNDPCMDWLGITCSNGNITVINFEKMGVTGTISPDFASLKSLQRLILAGNNLTGTIPEELTALVALKELDVSNNQLYGKVPTFKSNIILNTNGNPDIGKSTTSPGSESGNPSAGSGSKSSGNSGNGSKKSSAFIGIIIASIFGGLLVVGLLGLLVFCLYKKKQKRFSRVQSPNAMVIHPRHSGSDNESVKITVAGSSVSVGAVSEAHTFPNSEPGGDIQMVEAGNMVISIQVLRNVTNNFSEENILGQGGFGVVYKGELHDGTKIAVKRMESGVISGKGFTEFMSEIAVLTKVRHRHLVALLGYCLDGNEKLLVYEYMPQGTLSRHIFNWEEEGLKPLEWTKRLTIALDVARGVEYLHGLAHQSFIHRDLKPSNILLGDDMRAKVADFGLVRLAPEGKASIETRIAGTFGYLAPEYAVTGRVTTKVDVFSFGVILMELITGRKALDESQPEESIHLVTWFKRMHINKESFRKAIDPTIDLNEETLASISTVAELAGHCCAREPYQRPDMGHAVNVLSSLVELWKPTDQCSEDIYGIDLEMSLPQALKKWQAYEGQSNLESSSSSLLPSLDNTQTSIPTRPYGFAESFTSADGR; encoded by the exons ATGAACTACAAACCTAGACTTGGTTTCTGCTTCAAGCTTTTTGCTTTTATTATTGGCTTCTCTTCAATCTTCATCTCTGTTAAATCCCAGACAACTGCAAgcgacgatgctgctgccatgtTAGCCCTTAAGAAGACCCTCGGTCCCCCCGAATCTCTCGGGTGGACCGACCCGGATCCATGCAAATGGAAACACGTTTTCTGCTCAGAGGACAAGCGCGTCACTCGTATCCAAATCGGTCACCAGAACCTGCAAGGTACACTTCCTTCAGATATTCAGAACCTTACTGAACTTGAGCGTTTAGAGGTACAATGGAATAACATTTCGGGTCCCGTACCTAGCTTAAACGGGTTAAGCTCACTCCAAGTGCTTATGCTTAGCAACAATCACTTCACTTCATTCCCTACTGATTTCTTTTCTGGTTTATCTTCTCTTCAATCCGTGGAAATGGATAACAACCCTTTTTCCGCCTGGGAAATCCCTCAAAGCTTGCAAAATGCTTCAGCTTTACAGAATTTCTCAGCCAACTCTGCTAACATCACTGGGAAAATACCAGACATCTTTGGGTCTGATGCGTTTCCAGGTCTCACCATTTTGCATTTGGCTTTCAATAGTCTCGAAGGTGAGCTGCCCTCCAGCTTTTCTGGGTCGTCAATCCAGTCTTTGTGGGTTAATGGCCAGCTAAGTAACAGTAAACTTAATGGTACCGTAGCTGTACTCCAGAACATGACATTCTTAAAGGAGGTTTGGTTGCATTCCAATTCGTTCTCTGGTCCTTTACGAGATTTCTCCGGTTTGAAAGACTTGCAGAGTCTGAGTTTGAGGGACAACTCGTTTACTGGCCCGGTTCCTGTTTCTCTTATGAAGCTTGAGTCATTAAAAACTGTAAATTTGACAAACAATTTACTTCAAGGACCAGTGCCCGAGTTTAAGGACTCGGTTGCTGTGGATATGGTTAAGGATTCCAATAGGTTTTGTTTGCCGAGTCCTGGTGACTGTGATCCGAGGGTAACTTCGTTGCTTAATGTTGTGAAGACTATGGATTATCCACAAAGGCTTGCTGATAATTGGAAGGGGAATGACCCTTGCATGGATTGGCTTGGGATTACATGCAGTAATGGCAACATTACTGTtattaattttgagaagatgggAGTTACAGGTACCATATCTCCTGATTTTGCATCACTTAAGTCCTTGCAGAGGCTGATTCTTGCTGGCAATAATCTGACTGGTACCATTCCTGAGGAGCTTACTGCACTGGTTGCACTTAAAGAACTGGATGTTTCCAACAATCAACTTTATGGGAAAGTCCCCACTTTCAAGAGCAATATCATTTTGAATACAAATGGTAATCCTGACATTGGGAAGAGTACTACTTCTCCAGGGTCTGAATCTGGCAATCCCAGCGCAGGATCAGGGTCTAAAAGTAGTGGAAATTCTGGAAATGGTAGCAAGAAAAGTTCAGCTTTCATTGGAATAATCATAGCTTCTATATTTGGGGGTCTGTTAGTTGTTGGCTTGCTTGGCTTGTTGGTTTTCTGTCTTtacaaaaagaaacagaaacgGTTTAGCAGAGTGCAGAGCCCAAATGCAATGGTAATTCACCCTCGCCATTCTGGTTCGGACAACGAAAGTGTTAAGATCACTGTTGCTGGCTCGAGCGTCAGTGTTGGTGCTGTTAGTGAAGCTCATACATTTCCGAACAGTGAGCCTGGCGGCGACATACAAATGGTTGAGGCGGGTAACATGGTGATCTCTATCCAAGTTCTAAGGAATGTGACGAACAATTTCagtgaagaaaatatattgggaCAAGGAGGTTTTGGGGTGGTATATAAAGGCGAGTTGCATGATGGTACAAAGATTGCTGTGAAGAGAATGGAATCTGGGGTTATTAGTGGGAAGGGTTTTACTGAATTTATGTCTGAGATTGCTGTATTGACAAAGGTCCGACACCGGCATCTGGTTGCTCTTCTTGGATATTGCCTTGATGGGAATGAAAAGCTTCTTGTGTATGAATACATGCCCCAAGGTACTCTAAGCAGACATATCTTTAACTGGGAAGAAGAAGGATTGAAACCTCTTGAATGGACAAAAAGGTTAACCATTGCCTTAGATGTGGCAAGGGGTGTTGAGTATCTTCACGGTTTAGCCCATCAAAGTTTTATACATCGGGACTTGAAGCCTTCAAACATTCTACTAGGAGATGATATGAGGGCTAAGGTAGCAGATTTCGGTCTTGTGCGTCTTGCCCCTGAGGGTAAAGCCTCCATTGAAACTAGAATTGCTGGAACCTTTGGATACTTGGCACCGGAATATGCAG TTACTGGACGAGTTACAACGAAAGTTGATGTATTTAGTTTTGGGGTGATATTGATGGAGCTAATCACTGGTAGAAAAGCACTTGATGAGAGCCAACCAGAGGAAAGCATACACCTAGTGACATGGTTCAAGAGAATGCACATCAACAAGGAGTCGTTCCGCAAAGCCATCGACCCCACAATCGACCTCAATGAGGAAACGCTAGCCAGCATCAGCACAGTTGCCGAGTTGGCTGGTCATTGCTGTGCAAGGGAACCTTATCAGAGGCCTGATATGGGTCATGCTGTAAATGTGTTATCTTCTCTAGTGGAGCTCTGGAAACCAACCGATCAATGTTCCGAAGACATATATGGCATTGACCTTGAAATGTCATTGCCACAAGCACTAAAGAAGTGGCAAGCTTATGAAGGCCAAAGCAATTTGGAATCTTCATCATCTTCACTTCTTCCCAGCTTAGACAACACTCAAACCAGCATTCCTACGCGACCGTACGGATTTGCTGAGTCATTTACATCCGCAGATGGGAGATAA